A single region of the Brachypodium distachyon strain Bd21 chromosome 3, Brachypodium_distachyon_v3.0, whole genome shotgun sequence genome encodes:
- the LOC100822440 gene encoding uncharacterized protein LOC100822440 isoform X1: protein MATGGDKCGGKPAAAGVGGGDLYSVLGVNKECSDADLKVAYRKLAMRWHPDRCSSSSSTKHMEEAKEKFQEIQGAYSVLSDANKRFLYDVGVYEEHEEEDDDTLQGMGDFLGEMAHMMSQTQPARQESFEELQQLFVDMFQSDIESGFCNGPAKDHDPVQRQTRTFSTPPSPSPSPPPPLATVDEAASCNGINKRGSSAMGSGKPPRAGEVSGGHGQSEFCFGMSDAKQAPKARGGNASRRRNGQKQKLSSKHDVSSGDEMPRPHAAV, encoded by the exons ATGGCCACCGGGGGCGACAAGTGCGGCGGAaagccggcggccgcgggggtGGGCGGCGGTGACCTGTACTCTGTGCTGGGCGTCAACAAGGAGTGCTCCGACGCCGACCTCAAGGTCGCCTACCGGAAGCTCGCCATG AGATGGCATCCGGATAgatgctcctcctccagcagcaccaAGCACATGGAGGAAGCAAAAGAGAAGTTCCAGGAGATCCAGGGCGCCTATTCCG TCCTCTCCGATGCCAACAAGCGCTTCCTCTATGACGTGGGGGTAtatgaagaacatgaagaagaagatgatgacaCT CTGCAGGGGATGGGGGACTTCCTTGGTGAGATGGCCCATATGATGAGCCAGACGCAGCCAGCG AGACAGGAAAGCTttgaggagctccagcagctcTTCGTGGACATGTTCCAGTCTGATATTGAATCGGGATTCTGCAACGGACCTGCCAAGGACCATGACCCAGTCCAAAGACAGACGCGAACATTCTCGACCCCTCCTTCGCCATCGCCATCTCCACCGCCTCCACTAGCTACAGTGGACGAAGCGGCATCATGTAATGGCATCAATAAGCGTGGCTCATCAGCAATGGGCTCTGGGAAGCCTCCAAGAGCTGGTGAAGTGAGTGGGGGTCACGGCCAGTCTGAGTTCTGTTTCGGG ATGAGCGACGCCAAGCAAGCGCCGAAGGCGCGAGGCGGGAACGCTAGCAGGAGAAGGAACGGCCAGAAGCAGAAACTGTCGTCGAAGCACGACGTCTCCTCCGGCGATGAGATGCCGAGACCACATGCAGCAGTATAG
- the LOC100822440 gene encoding uncharacterized protein LOC100822440 isoform X2, giving the protein MATGGDKCGGKPAAAGVGGGDLYSVLGVNKECSDADLKVAYRKLAMRWHPDRCSSSSSTKHMEEAKEKFQEIQGAYSVLSDANKRFLYDVGVYEEHEEEDDDTLQGMGDFLGEMAHMMSQTQPARQESFEELQQLFVDMFQSDIESGFCNGPAKDHDPVQRQTRTFSTPPSPSPSPPPPLATVDEAASCNGINKRGSSAMGSGKPPRAGEVSGGHGQSEFCFGGHRRKK; this is encoded by the exons ATGGCCACCGGGGGCGACAAGTGCGGCGGAaagccggcggccgcgggggtGGGCGGCGGTGACCTGTACTCTGTGCTGGGCGTCAACAAGGAGTGCTCCGACGCCGACCTCAAGGTCGCCTACCGGAAGCTCGCCATG AGATGGCATCCGGATAgatgctcctcctccagcagcaccaAGCACATGGAGGAAGCAAAAGAGAAGTTCCAGGAGATCCAGGGCGCCTATTCCG TCCTCTCCGATGCCAACAAGCGCTTCCTCTATGACGTGGGGGTAtatgaagaacatgaagaagaagatgatgacaCT CTGCAGGGGATGGGGGACTTCCTTGGTGAGATGGCCCATATGATGAGCCAGACGCAGCCAGCG AGACAGGAAAGCTttgaggagctccagcagctcTTCGTGGACATGTTCCAGTCTGATATTGAATCGGGATTCTGCAACGGACCTGCCAAGGACCATGACCCAGTCCAAAGACAGACGCGAACATTCTCGACCCCTCCTTCGCCATCGCCATCTCCACCGCCTCCACTAGCTACAGTGGACGAAGCGGCATCATGTAATGGCATCAATAAGCGTGGCTCATCAGCAATGGGCTCTGGGAAGCCTCCAAGAGCTGGTGAAGTGAGTGGGGGTCACGGCCAGTCTGAGTTCTGTTTCGGG Ggtcacagaagaaaaaaataa